GTGGACAGACGCGATTCTCACTCCGACCGGACAAGTTGATCGACGCGCCGTAGCCAGCATCGTCTTTCGCAATCCAGCCGAGCGGACACGACTCGAAGCGCTCATTCACCCCCTCATCGCGCAGGATCGCGCCAGGACGATCGAGGCTGCCGTACGCGCAGGACTCCCCGGTGCGGTCATCGACGCGCCGCTGCTCTACGAAGCCGGCGTCGATCGCGAATGTGATGTCGTTCTGTTCGTCGATTCCCCTCAGGATCATCGCCTCGACCGCGTCCGTAAATCCCGAGGCTGGACCGAGGAGGATCTGCGTCTGCGAGAAATTGCTCAACTCCCCCTTGATGTCAAGCGGGATCGAGCCGATTATCATGTAGTCAACTCGGGCGACCCGGAGGTACTCCGGGAGCAGGTGACCCGAGTTTTCAAAGAGATCACAGCACATCGCTGCATCCCAACGGACCCACCGGGCCCCTGAAGCCCGTTGCTCATGGAACACAGTCGGCCTGCCACGCGGCACCCGCCTCATTCGCGTGGGTCGGTCGCTCCAAAACGCTTTCGGTGCAGGCTCTCAACGCCGCACTCTCATTCAAGGTATACCCCCCTTTTCGACTCACACACGAGTTCCCTGCGATCCACATTCAAAATGGCTCGGGCGGAACATTCATCACGGGCCACATTCGCCTCCCGGCGATGTTCATAGCCCAAATCAAGGACCGAACATGACCAAGACAATCC
This is a stretch of genomic DNA from Phycisphaeraceae bacterium. It encodes these proteins:
- the coaE gene encoding dephospho-CoA kinase (Dephospho-CoA kinase (CoaE) performs the final step in coenzyme A biosynthesis.) → MTHSKHSQFVIIGIAGGVGAGKSTVAQMLGDLGCVVIDSDAAAKDALQRADVIATLRAWWTDAILTPTGQVDRRAVASIVFRNPAERTRLEALIHPLIAQDRARTIEAAVRAGLPGAVIDAPLLYEAGVDRECDVVLFVDSPQDHRLDRVRKSRGWTEEDLRLREIAQLPLDVKRDRADYHVVNSGDPEVLREQVTRVFKEITAHRCIPTDPPGP